The genomic DNA GCAAGCTTTCAGGAATTATAGTCTGTTGGTACTAGTGCAAGCTGTTGCTTAAATGTGCTTTTGCTCAACTGGATTTACAGTAATGGATGTGTTCTGGTCAGTTAATCTTGGCCGTGGACGAAGCAGTGTTTAATAGCTTTCTTCATTTCTGCTGTGTGTAGATGAGAGTGAAAATAAAGACAATGAAGAGGAAGAAGCCAAATTGACAGCAGCAGTAAGGTGGGTCTGCAGGGTCTCGTTTTGATGGGTCACTAACGTTCACTGTTAGTATGTTGGTTGATCAATGCTTATTTGTAAGGGTCTGTGTTGTGCAAATGCTAATTTGACAGtgtctgtgttctgtttgtcagtgctgcTCCACCTGCCCCTGTCACAGAGGAGGCCACTGGCAATGGAGTGACCAGTCAGGTAAATTACTCTATGCAGGTCATACTAAAATCGAACTCAATACCCTTTTCCATTCATACTTGTAGCTGCACCGTGCTGATGTTATTAAATGTTTATTATAGTTATTCATCAAACTGTGCACTGCAGTGGTTGTCATAATATACATGTTGAACTCCTCTGTGCAGGTGCTATTACGGTTCATGATAAAATGATTATCTGTTCAAAAATGGAATTAATTTTagatgggaaaaaaagaatgttcttttaaaatgtcattaataATCAGatagatctatctatctatctatctatctatctatctatctatctatatatatatctatctatctcattattaatgacattttaaaagaACATTCTTTTTTCCCATCTAAAATTAATTCCATTTTTGAACAGATAATCATTTTCCAAATTCATGATCAGTATATTGCCCTATCTATCAGTTCTTCAGTTGTGCCACATGAGAACATTTTAGATAAACAATGATGCATGTAAATTATTTTCTCATCAGAAAGAAACGCCTGCAGATGATGAGGACAGTGACAGTGAtagtgatgatgacgatgatgacgtTCGAGTCACCATTGGTGACATTAAGACTGGAGCTCCGCAGTACACGTAAGCGTTGCATTACGTTGCTGTCATGTGTCCAGAGTTTGACTCTGATGAAGAGGCCGAAATGTTAGTTGTTTCCTTTGGATTCAGTCATCTGAAGCGCCTTATTGCACTTCACTGAGTCCGGAGTTACAGTATCAACACAGCATGACTTTCCCCAACCAGTGTGAATCGTAACACTTTGTTATGTGTTTTAGGACCTATGGAGCCACACCAGTTAACCTAAACATAAAGACGGCGGGTAGCAGACCCTATGGGGCAGGTATGCACTCTGAATTTGTTAGCTACTGGTAAATATTTAGTGAAACCCAATTTATCTGCACCCTTCATCTTGAGATCATTTACTGGCTTTTGCCATAGAAATCATGTCAGTCTTGAAAATGTCCAAATGCAATACAGTGCAGTTCATGTATTGTGTGTTGGATCTGTGCGCAGCCTCTGCCAAGCTTAAGGGAGTGGACCTGGAGGCCCCTGGTAACATCAATGGCGTCCCGGTACTGGAGGTTGAAATGGAGACCTTTGAGGAAAAACCCTGGAGAAAACCAGGTGAGTGTTTGTTAAACACATCTAGTGTTGTTTGCTGTTGTTCAGTTAGTATATTGTCCATGCCAGTGAAGACATTTGCTTGAGTGTTGGTAGCACAATGCTCTGCCATGCAGAGCCTTTGGCATCACCATGATGTGAGACTGGAGGTAGCTGTATGTGAAGTTTGTAAAGTTAGCAATGCAAGCAGGAAATGATATTTCAAATAAAGAGAATGTAGTGTAATgtccttgtatacgcaagtatacatggccaataagcctgttttgatttgatttgattgagGATATTTTGCAATGATCTTTTTCTTTACTAGGTGCTGACCTTTCTGACTACTTTAACTATGGCTTCAACGAGGATACTTGGAAAGCCTATTGTGAGAAACAGAAGAGACTTCGTATGGGATTGGATGTCATGAACATTTCCTCCACTACCAGCAAAATCACAGTAAGTCATATCTGTCTTTATTCTGTCTTTTATCCTCTGATGTCATACTCCAGGTTTCTTTTATTCCCTGCGAGCAACTGTTTTAGAAAATCTCTGTTTACCATATCTTCTAGTTGATCTTCTAACAAGCTTAAATTCTTCTTCCACTGTGTACCCAACCTGTATCTGACCCTGTTGATCTCTAGCAGAATGCCTGTGACCAGGAAGAACAGGGCACCAGTAGCTTAATTGTTGGTACTGAATAAGGGCTGTGCTGTTGAGAGAACAGGGGTTCCATGTCCTTTCATGATTCTCCTCACTTTTAGGTGCAGCAGGGACGAACAGGAAACACTGAAAAGGAAGTGGTGAACCTCACTCCCCACACAATCAAGCCAGACTTCAATTCCCcaacaaacatatacaacaAACCTGGAATAAACCCCACCAGGTAGGAAACCACCTCTGACTATGAGAGGAACCCTCTAAATAGAGGTCTGGGCTGCTAGAGGTCTACCCTCTTCTCCCATCACTGATCAGCTGCAGTCAGCAGATGTAACGTGCTATACAATCTGTTTGGGTGAATTAGACTAGTTAAGATTCAACAAGGCTCTCGCCCTTGAGGATATTTGCCTTCTATGAATGTTGTCCCGTAAGGTTCCTTTGAAGTACAGTTTTTCCTCAATTACTTGAATGCTTCTGTTAACTCTGATATCATGTTTTCAcaacaatgaacacacacacctaaacagaAGCACCATGTAGAATGTGTGTTACCATTGAAAATGTGTTaacacatttacaaaaaaagacTATTGTTGTGCTAAGAAGATGATGTTGAAGTTGACTTGGCAATCGAGTCAGACCTACTGTCCACTGTTAGTTACTCAATTGTGCCAGGTGATGGGGTAGTCAGATCTAGTGTCCACACAGTTAGTTTTCATCTTTAAGTTTGAGTGCTGTGTATAGAGATTGAATCAGAAGGGATCAAAAGCAGGATGTGGTAATAGtcagaaatacagtacatgagcgGTAAGTCTCCTGTAAATCGATGACTAATTAAAATGGCAGCCTAGTGAAAATATAATCACGCATATACTGGCAGCATCACAGAATCAGATACTTTACAGTTGGTCCTCAATTGGGGATCCTTTCTTTTGTCACTAGCACAATTTTGGAATATCGTCTCACTGAAAACGAAAGCATTTTAAATGTGTTAATAGGTCCGAGTGTTCGCTTATGAGTAAGATACAAAGggagtgttgttgtgttggagCGTTGTCCCTCTGTGActggtgctgttgtgttgaaggAGGGGTAGTGGTaactcttctctcccctctgctcatGCGCCCATAGGATATCCCCTCCGCAGTGGACAGGCCCTACCAATCAGGACATGTCCTATTATACGTAAGTAGGTGTGGGTGTGACCGTTGCTGTGGCGTTGTCATCACAGGGGCTAAGAATGGCTGAGGGTCCTGATGCAATAGTAGACTGTCGCTCATGCGTTTTTGTGACACTTGTTACCCACAGGAACTGATCTctgcttctgttgttgtttcattGAAGTTACCCAAcatacacatttttgttttgtgagataCAATACAATAGTCGCACCAGGCAAATGCATGGCTAGATTATAATCATGGGAACACTCATCATAACAACATAGTCTTACATGTGTGCCAGTATGATTCTGCGTCTATCTGccatgtgttattgtgttgccTCTGAGGTCTGGAGAGGTGGGCCAAGCTGTGGGTTTGGGgggatgtgtgcgtgtttaatggcatctgtgtgtttgatgaCTGCTGGATTTAGGATCCCCTTTTCTTAGCATGTGTACTGCTCATGTCTAATGCAAGTTCATCATTCGAGATAACCTCAGTTACACATGTATGTTTGCTTTAGGAAAACAAGTGGCACGATTGATGTCATTGGGGGAGGGACTGCAACCATTAGTCGGGTTGAGGGACGACGTCGCCACAATCAAGAAGGGAACAATATCCAGGTACGCAGAAAATTTTGAAAAACAACCTTTATTCCATCGCACGGAATAAAGCCAGCTCCATGTACCTATCCATGTCTCACTCTTTAAACGATTCAGTTTTAAAATGACTGTCAAAGTGTTCTGTTGTGCTCTTGACCTTCACTTGCCATGAGCTACTGGGCCAAAGCAGTGTGATTAAAgtcgtagatagatagatagatcgatactttattgatccccaaggggaaattcaagaaattcagGAAATTCGTCTGGTCCTCCGCAGGTCATCTCGGAACACTCCTCCTCGGACGCTGAGCCAACACCGGCCAAGATGCCCCCCTTCTTCCCACCAGGACCCCTGCCTCCCAACATCCCGCCTCCCCCGTTCCTGCCTCCTCCGCCCAACGTCAGCACCGCCCCTCCGCTCATCCCGCCGCCAAGTAAGCTCCTCCAGCGCTGTACCACTCCTACAGCCTTGCGTCTGCCGCATAGCATAGAATGCTCTCCATTCACAATGAATCTATTAAATatgccttttctctctgtcacgtTTAACATTGcatatgagagaaaaaaaaaaaaaaaaacgcatcaACAGCGTTGAATCATGTTAGGGATGAAGATCAGTTGTAAGCCTGTGTTAGTGTTGGGGATTAAGAGCACTCATGTTGGCAGGTACACTTTTTTTTGGTAACAGAAACCATTTGTTTTCTCATAGGAATTCCCATCACTGTTCCTCCTCCTGGTAAGGCCTATTGACCgcacacattttttaaaaatcaatgcCTAGTGTCTTAATGAAAGAGCCTCCATAGTGAACAGATGGAGGTGTATGTGCTGGTCTGACAACTGTATTGTGTTGAAAGGTTTCCCTCCTCCGCCTGGTggccctcctccatccctcatgCCCACAATGGACAAGTAAGTGGTCTCTCGCCCACCTCTACAGTCTGatttctcattcacacactttGCAGTTTTGTCACCTGAAGATGTTTGTGGTTTTGAGCTTCAATACAGTTTGAGACCATTTCGAAGTTATAAGGAGAGTGCATCATGTAAAAGCACTGCTTCAACAGCAGATTTATCGGAACGGCGTCATTTTCTGACCAGCCCTTATCATCGACCTCTTCCGTGTATGTGTCACTGaatattcatttctatacaaactaagacggaggattcgtaaagaaacgcaagcacccacaccataagtgtatctaaattagctatgtgccaaaaatgaaattttaccgtgactcggaGAGCTGTAAAACACTGTTGTAAAGCTGCATGTACAAAACCGCCTGGAGCTCCAATGGAATTTTGATTAGCGACGAGCTAACCGTTGATGTACAGCAaagagcaaagattctagagcggaggcTGCGGAGCAACATGGATCAGTTAATATTTTGGATTCCCACGGTAGCCAGCGTCTGTGACGACACctgagcttaccaaaatggcgcccatggagtCATAGAACGTACTTCAACATATTATATTATCCagcctgtgatccatcttgctctgttctagaatctttgatgtaCAATGTGAAAGGTCGCTGATAGGCACACCAccaggccagcactaaactctgAGCGTGGTAAACAAAATTGGATATTTCAGGTGGTAAAAGTCCCGGTAAGAGCCaaaccagattttgttcaaatctacacatctatggctactggaaaatgtaaggttaatttatcaaatgttattttaaggtattaAGGTTAAAATTACATCGGTGCCGTTTGCCTTGTAAGTGGGTACAGGGTATTGTTTCACACAAATTATTATCTTATCATTCGGCTCAACAACATAAACTTGTCAGTATTTGTGACTTGAAAGTATATGGTATATGGTAGAGTTACTCTTACTCCTACTAGATGTGACCTCATGTTAGGAATGTCTTCATCAGATTAGGAAATCTTCTCTTGtatagtaatttcctgtgtattagccacattatctataagccgcaggacagtgttttatgcaagttaaaagaaacaaaactgtaataataccatattaactgacccCGTGTAATAACctcaaaatcaatgtgtaagccgcggctgatagttgggaaatgacggtacatGTCTTTTGTAACATGACGCCACTTCCATGTTTCCTCCACCACCTAagtaagaaaaaataaaaacgcaCACTTTGAGGTGCTGGCACGGGACGTAACTTATAGAAAAAGATTATGTTGCCGCACACTCAGTCTTAATCTTAAATTTATTGACACCAACGTTTCGGCCTTTTTCAAGGtttcctccaccaccaccaccaccaatggCGTGATGCAAGGCTGAGCTCAATGGCCACACGCTGGCCGAACTCTGTCGTGTTATCTAGGTGTCTGCAGTACTAACCTCCTCCTccgtgtggtgtgtagtgtaggGAGTTTGGCTGGCTTGTGCAGGCTGCTACGCTACAGAGCTGGTGGCAAAGAGaacagcagggagagagagtacagcCTCCTCATCCAGGCAGCAGTGGACAGCAGTTTTCTAAGGCAAGAGAGGCAGAAAGTGGCTcaacacacgggcacacaggcTATGTATGAGGAGGTTGCATTGCAGGTGTCATGAGGAGGGCTGATTGCTGCTGCATAGATTTAATGATATGATAAATTACGATTAGGTTTAATATTAAGTGGTTAATCCCATAGATTAAGACACTTACTTTAAATTGGAGTTGCTTCAACTGTATAATGAAGAGGCTAGGATGTTTAGATATGTATATGAGTGATGTAGGCTTTAAAGTCACCGGTTCTGTGTTACAGCAGTGGGCATCCTGGTGGATACGATGGACGTTCAGTCCCTCCTTACCCTTTCCCTGGAGGTCAGTGGCACTCACCTGCTTTTTCATTTATTGTTTATTAAGAAAAAATACGTTATGTGTTAAATATTGAAAATGGGATAAGAAAACATCAACTTGGGTTTTCATAAAATTCAATGTGGACATATGTGTGAGAAAGGAATAATGCTTGAAACTTACATGCCAGGCACAGCAATAGCACCCACTGTCATTTCTCTTCCGTTTCAATGCCTCTCTCTGGATCTGTGCTTTGCCAGGTGGCTATCCGCCTCCCATGCCGGGGGCAGTTGCtcagtggcccaccatgatggACAACTCCAAACAGTGGGACTACTACCCCCGGCGGGAGAAGGAGCGTGAAAAGGAGAGGGAACGCGAGCGGCCACGAGAGCGAGCccacgaaagggagagagagcgggagcgaGAACACAGCCCTTCAGCCATGGGTTACAACAGGTGCACTGAAAGCGCCGTCAGTCACATGGAGAGTAGCAAGTACTGACACCCAAGTCTTTTTTTACGCTCAGAACTAAGTTGATACCATTGAGACTGTGCTTTAAGTGAGAGATCTGCTTGGTTTTTTCTTTGTGTGCAGTGACGAAGAACGGTATCGGTACCGTGAATACCCTGAGCGTGCCTACGAGCGACACCGCGAGCGAGCCAGCCGAGAGAAAGAGGAGCGACACCGGGAGAGGAGACACCGAGACAAAGAGGAGAGGGCACACAAGTCCTCCAGGAGGTACTGTGCGATGTTTTTAGCACGCCGACGTCACACTGTtgacaaattgagcattgtcgTATTAATTCCACCATTTAATCAGCACTTTCAATGGGCATGATGAACTCTCACTAGTGTCATTGTAATACAATTTAATGTATGCTGTCGTTCAGAAGTCATTTGATTTGAATTTGATTGTTAGTCTCTTGACTGTTTGACTTGCATGATTAGTTGATCGGGTTGACTGCCAAACGGCTCTATGAGATGAGGGTCATAACTCTCATTGATGGACACGGTTTTACTGTTCtgttacagcagcagcaggaggcggCATGACAGTGAGGAGGGGGACAGCCACCGCCGGCACAAGCACAAGAAGTCCAAGCGCAGCAAAGAGGGCAAGGAGCCCAGCGAGGAGCGAGCTGGAGATCAGGAGAACCAGGAGGCCATGGAGTAAACGAGCGCCTGTGCCCTTTCCATCTTCCCACCCTCATCTCATTAATTTGCCCTTCTTGCCCCCTTTGGGTCTCCACCATCTCTTTCCATGGAGCACTGTTGTTGATTGTATGTAATCATGCCTGGAGAGAGTTGTCGGCACCATCACCTCACCCAGCCCCATCCCATCCTATCTTTATTTTGTCCTGATCAGAGTTCATTGTAATTTCTGtgagatttgtttttgtttcttctcTCAAAATGTACCATGTAGATGTCATGTTAAATTGGTTAAAAAAGGAAACGCTATGAATGTGTAGAGTCTTTTCTTGTTTGTAACTTGAGTTGTTCTTGTAATGTAGCTAAGGAGAAATGAAAGATCCTGACTGAATTCTAATTTGAGGGAAGAAGGGTCTGACTGACTTTTTTTTACCATAATCAATATCAGATAAACACAGTTGTAAAATGTTGACAAAATATCAACAACCACAAACGGAGCAGGAATCAGTCATGCTCATGTTTGGTTATTTTATTACtttacatatacatactgtacacaaatatTATCATAAAAGTATGTCTTGGGGGTTAGgacaaaaaatacaaagcaagcAAGGTGAGAGACCAGAACATAAGCATAGAACCATCTGCACTCATACCCAGACACACCACCCATGGCCACAAATGGCTGTAAACCAGAGACCAGActaaaaaaagggaagaaaatcAATATGGTGTCATCTCATGAACCAAGTCTTTCAAAATGGCCTCACTCCAGCAACGCTGAGGTGTCAGGCCTCTTTGTCTATTGCTCATTCTAAGGATCCTCATCTGACTCTAAGCTAAACTGTAAAATTGTTATAAGCTTTTATTAATGAAAGCCCTGAAGCTTTCCTTCACACCTGTAAGACCTGAGTGTGGCTTGGCGGGATGTCATCGCCTGACGATCAGTATCAGATATGGCAGCTTCTGCTACATCAGCTTTCTTGGCGCTACTGAGGACACACAATGTCCACggaaacaaaacaatatttcaCACTGTAGACAGTGTTCATACATAGAGTGATACAAGACCTGAATACAATGTACCGCTTGGTTGCCCCAGGACTAGTAATGAACAAGAAACATCTAGTACAAATCAAATTGTCCGTGACCTGTCATCTCCCATGCGAAGAGCAAACCTGGAGAGTCAGTAACTAGGAAATGCAGATAGGATCTGTGGAGAGTTGCTCTGCATGTCAAACTTTATAGTGTTCCATTTTCTAAAATAATAAGTCTTTCATATCtgttgtatgtatttattaatgGGTTTATTTATTCTTTCTCTGCATAAGGAATTAGTCAACTGCTCTATTTTGCATGACTTTCCAGATGCACAGAgaaatgtacatacatacatacccacgcacacaagcacacagacacattcaaatAACACAATGACAAACATGACAAAAATGGCTGCCCTTCTTACTGAGCAGGTAAACAAAAGATCCAAATACTACtaaaaaaagaatgagaaacTTAGAGATACATAGTGAAATCAAAAGATGGggaaagaatatgtatatttgaGTTAAagactggggtgggggtgtaaaAAGAAATCCATTCTGTGCTGCATCATTGTTTAGTGGTGCACTGAGTCACTGAAAAAGACAAACCACCTGGAAAATGTGTGTAACAAGGAAAGGTAGAAGGGGTGTGCGGGGGGATAGAGGTCGGTCAAGCATCCAGGTAGTTGCAGTCCTTGTGTGATTGTCTCTTTTAACAGTGAAGTTAAGCAGGGTGGGGTCCAAGGACTTGAGAATGTGTTTTGGGGAAATAGGGGTAGATGCATTGTGCAGAGGCTCCTCGAgtgttcctcctcctcagatAATCACCTGTATTCCAGCCTGCTCAAATTCAGAGCGTTGGCTAAAGGGCATTCAAGAACAGTGGCAGCTGGTGCACAATGTCGTCTCTCACTGTTCAAAGAGGAGTTGAGTTGGACAAAGAGGGCCAAATTTGTTAAGAGGGTAACGTGTGTAGAATCAGATCTGAAGTGTGGAATCGGGAGGTAACCACTCCAGTTCATGGTGAGACGCAGGAGTCCATCTTTTGTGGCCTTTTCCATGTCCATCCTTACTAGGTGAGCCAGTTTGGGGGGTGATGAACCCAAACACATATAGATGCCCAGGCAATCCCCAGCATTATTGTGAATGGCCATGTGTAAACAGGGTCTGTCTGTGCAGAAAGGGTAGGGATTTAAGAGGCAAAACCAGTTTCTTCTTGAAAAAGTTTAACTGGAGAGAAGCCACATGACAACCGTGACAGTACCGAAGCAAGGCACCATGGGCAGACCACACCAGAGGCTCGTGGGGCAAACCCACATTAGTCAGGCCTGAAGATGGGAATCTTGGGTAGAAACTCTATGAGTATGACCTGTGTTGTGAATGAGAAGAAATTATCTGtgagcaaaacaacaacaacaacaaaaaaacaccacaatTCGTAGCGTAATAGTATGATCGCATCATTGCTTCACTGACAACCACTCAAAGGACAAGTTTGAATGACTGGTCAACTTACATATTCCATCATGTTGTTGGTTTCACACTTCCTCTTGCTCAACCTCCAGTGCAAACACAACTAGAAACAAGAAAGTAACCAAAAGCAAATACATTTCACATCATGGACTGTGCCAAAAACGTTATTAAAAAGAATAACTAATAAACTAATTTTGCTCCACAAAACAATTTACCTTGTGATACAGTCTGCTGTTCTCCCATTCCAACAACTTTTCTATAGACCTGCGAGTCTGAAAAGGGATTGAAGGGAGAAAATGTTAGGACGTATTTTGTTATAATGCTGCAGGGTACAAGCTGTGAGCATCACATAATAAGGAATTTGAGAGCTAGAGAGAACCTACTCGCTTGCTAAGGCAGATCACAGGCCACAAACTGAAGCCTAGTGtacaacagcagcacaggcaCCCGCACAGAAGCCAGCGGACGTTCACTGGCAAAGTCTTCTTCAAACAGCCATTTACTCGGTTAATACTGGCTTTGAACTCCTCGGGTGCAACCTACACACCAGAAGAAAGCACCTT from Sardina pilchardus chromosome 2, fSarPil1.1, whole genome shotgun sequence includes the following:
- the fip1l1b gene encoding pre-mRNA 3'-end-processing factor FIP1 isoform X1, with the protein product MSAEEADKTTTDASAGDEEEEWLYGDESENKDNEEEEAKLTAAVSAAPPAPVTEEATGNGVTSQKETPADDEDSDSDSDDDDDDVRVTIGDIKTGAPQYTTYGATPVNLNIKTAGSRPYGAASAKLKGVDLEAPGNINGVPVLEVEMETFEEKPWRKPGADLSDYFNYGFNEDTWKAYCEKQKRLRMGLDVMNISSTTSKITVQQGRTGNTEKEVVNLTPHTIKPDFNSPTNIYNKPGINPTRISPPQWTGPTNQDMSYYTKTSGTIDVIGGGTATISRVEGRRRHNQEGNNIQVISEHSSSDAEPTPAKMPPFFPPGPLPPNIPPPPFLPPPPNVSTAPPLIPPPRIPITVPPPGFPPPPGGPPPSLMPTMDNSGHPGGYDGRSVPPYPFPGGGYPPPMPGAVAQWPTMMDNSKQWDYYPRREKEREKERERERPRERAHEREREREREHSPSAMGYNRCTESAVSHMESSNDEERYRYREYPERAYERHRERASREKEERHRERRHRDKEERAHKSSRSSSRRRHDSEEGDSHRRHKHKKSKRSKEGKEPSEERAGDQENQEAME
- the fip1l1b gene encoding pre-mRNA 3'-end-processing factor FIP1 isoform X3, with protein sequence MSAEEADKTTTDASAGDEEEEWLYGDESENKDNEEEEAKLTAAVSAAPPAPVTEEATGNGVTSQKETPADDEDSDSDSDDDDDDVRVTIGDIKTGAPQYTTYGATPVNLNIKTAGSRPYGAASAKLKGVDLEAPGNINGVPVLEVEMETFEEKPWRKPGADLSDYFNYGFNEDTWKAYCEKQKRLRMGLDVMNISSTTSKITVQQGRTGNTEKEVVNLTPHTIKPDFNSPTNIYNKPGINPTRISPPQWTGPTNQDMSYYTKTSGTIDVIGGGTATISRVEGRRRHNQEGNNIQVISEHSSSDAEPTPAKMPPFFPPGPLPPNIPPPPFLPPPPNVSTAPPLIPPPRIPITVPPPGFPPPPGGPPPSLMPTMDNSGHPGGYDGRSVPPYPFPGGGYPPPMPGAVAQWPTMMDNSKQWDYYPRREKEREKERERERPRERAHEREREREREHSPSAMGYNSDEERYRYREYPERAYERHRERASREKEERHRERRHRDKEERAHKSSRSSSRRRHDSEEGDSHRRHKHKKSKRSKEGKEPSEERAGDQENQEAME
- the chic2 gene encoding cysteine-rich hydrophobic domain-containing protein 2, with the protein product MMEDFDEIYEEEEEEEEDEDRAAEEQLLKYAPDPVVVRGSGHVTVFGLSNKFESEFPSALTGKVAPEEFKASINRVNGCLKKTLPVNVRWLLCGCLCCCCTLGFSLWPVICLSKRTRRSIEKLLEWENSRLYHKLCLHWRLSKRKCETNNMMEYVILIEFLPKIPIFRPD
- the fip1l1b gene encoding pre-mRNA 3'-end-processing factor FIP1 isoform X2 translates to MSAEEADKTTTDASAGDEEEEWLYGDESENKDNEEEEAKLTAAVSAAPPAPVTEEATGNGVTSQKETPADDEDSDSDSDDDDDDVRVTIGDIKTGAPQYTTYGATPVNLNIKTAGSRPYGAASAKLKGVDLEAPGNINGVPVLEVEMETFEEKPWRKPGADLSDYFNYGFNEDTWKAYCEKQKRLRMGLDVMNISSTTSKITVQQGRTGNTEKEVVNLTPHTIKPDFNSPTNIYNKPGINPTRISPPQWTGPTNQDMSYYTKTSGTIDVIGGGTATISRVEGRRRHNQEGNNIQVISEHSSSDAEPTPAKMPPFFPPGPLPPNIPPPPFLPPPPNVSTAPPLIPPPRIPITVPPPGFPPPPGGPPPSLMPTMDNSGHPGGYDGRSVPPYPFPGGGYPPPMPGAVAQWPTMMDNSKQWDYYPRREKEREKERERERPRERAHEREREREREHSPSAMGYNRCTESAVSHMESSNDEERYRYREYPERAYERHRERASREKEERHRERRHRDKEERAHKSSRSSRRRHDSEEGDSHRRHKHKKSKRSKEGKEPSEERAGDQENQEAME